The Pseudomonas allokribbensis genome has a window encoding:
- a CDS encoding 5-(carboxyamino)imidazole ribonucleotide synthase: protein MKIGVIGGGQLGRMLALAGTPLGMNFAFLDPAPDACAAALGEHLRADYGDQDHLRQLADEVDLVTFEFESVPAETVAFLSQFVPVYPSAEALRIARDRWFEKSMFKDLGIPTPAFADIQSQADLDAAVASIGLPAVLKTRTLGYDGKGQKVLRKPEDVVGTFAELGSVACLLEGFVPFTGEVSLIAVRARDGETKFYPLVHNTHDSGILKLSIASTDHPLQALAEDYSSRVLKQLDYVGVMAFEFFEVDGGLKANEIAPRVHNSGHWTTEGAECSQFENHLRAVAGLPLGSTAKVGESAMLNFIGVVPPVEKVIAIDDCHLHHYGKAFKAGRKVGHANLRCKDKATLEQQILKVEALIAE, encoded by the coding sequence ATGAAGATCGGTGTAATCGGTGGCGGCCAGTTGGGTCGCATGTTGGCCCTGGCGGGCACCCCGCTGGGCATGAACTTCGCTTTCCTCGACCCTGCGCCGGACGCTTGCGCCGCTGCACTGGGCGAACACCTGCGGGCCGATTACGGCGATCAGGATCACCTGCGTCAGCTGGCCGATGAAGTCGATCTGGTGACCTTCGAGTTCGAAAGCGTCCCGGCTGAAACCGTGGCGTTCCTTTCGCAATTCGTGCCGGTCTACCCGAGCGCTGAAGCCCTGCGCATCGCTCGCGACCGCTGGTTCGAGAAGAGCATGTTCAAGGACCTGGGGATCCCGACCCCGGCGTTCGCCGACATCCAGTCGCAAGCCGATCTGGACGCCGCCGTCGCTTCGATCGGCCTGCCTGCCGTGCTGAAAACCCGCACCCTGGGTTACGACGGCAAGGGCCAAAAAGTCCTGCGCAAGCCTGAAGACGTGGTCGGCACATTCGCCGAGCTGGGCAGCGTGGCCTGCCTGCTGGAAGGCTTCGTGCCGTTCACCGGCGAAGTGTCGCTGATCGCCGTGCGCGCCCGTGATGGCGAGACGAAGTTCTATCCATTGGTGCACAACACCCACGACAGCGGCATTCTCAAGCTGTCGATCGCCAGTACCGATCACCCGTTGCAGGCCCTGGCCGAAGACTACTCCAGCCGTGTCCTCAAGCAGCTGGACTACGTTGGCGTGATGGCGTTCGAGTTCTTTGAAGTCGACGGTGGCCTCAAGGCCAACGAAATCGCCCCGCGCGTGCACAACTCCGGGCACTGGACCACCGAAGGCGCCGAGTGCAGCCAGTTCGAAAACCACCTGCGGGCCGTAGCCGGTCTGCCGCTGGGTTCGACCGCGAAGGTCGGCGAGAGCGCGATGCTCAACTTCATCGGTGTCGTTCCGCCGGTTGAAAAAGTCATCGCCATCGACGATTGCCACCTGCATCACTACGGCAAGGCTTTCAAGGCCGGGCGCAAGGTCGGTCACGCCAACCTGCGGTGCAAGGACAAGGCGACGCTCGAGCAGCAGATCCTCAAGGTCGAAGCGCTGATCGCCGAGTAA
- a CDS encoding phosphate ABC transporter substrate-binding protein PstS: protein MKLKRLMAAMTFVAAGVATANAFAAVDPSIPSYTKTTGVSGNLSSVGSDTLANLMTLWAENYKKEYPNVNIQIQAAGSATAPPALTEGTSNLGPMSRKMKDTELAAFEQKYGYKPTAIPVAVDALAVFVHKDNPIQHLTMEQVDAIFSSTRLCGAKAEVKTWGDLGVTGDLANKPVQLFGRNSVSGTYGYFKEEALCKGDYKPNVNEQPGSASVVQSISSSLNGIGYSGIGYKTASVKTVALSKKGSTDFIEDTEENALNGKYPLSRFLYVYVNKAPNKPLAPLEAEFVKLVLSKQGQEVVVKDGYIPLPAKVAAKALADLGLQEGGAEVAKK, encoded by the coding sequence ATGAAACTGAAGCGTTTGATGGCGGCAATGACTTTTGTCGCTGCTGGCGTTGCGACCGCCAACGCGTTCGCCGCTGTTGACCCGTCGATCCCGAGCTACACCAAGACCACTGGTGTGTCGGGCAACCTGTCCAGCGTCGGCTCCGATACCCTGGCCAACCTCATGACCTTGTGGGCCGAGAACTACAAAAAAGAATACCCGAACGTAAACATCCAGATTCAGGCCGCTGGCTCCGCCACCGCGCCACCTGCGCTGACCGAAGGCACCTCCAACCTGGGCCCGATGAGCCGCAAGATGAAGGACACCGAACTGGCGGCCTTCGAACAGAAGTACGGCTACAAGCCAACCGCTATCCCGGTTGCCGTGGACGCCCTGGCTGTATTCGTGCACAAGGACAACCCGATCCAGCACCTGACCATGGAACAGGTTGACGCGATCTTCTCGTCCACCCGTCTGTGCGGCGCCAAAGCCGAAGTGAAAACCTGGGGTGACCTGGGCGTGACTGGCGACCTGGCCAACAAGCCGGTTCAACTGTTCGGTCGCAACTCGGTATCCGGCACCTACGGCTACTTCAAGGAAGAAGCCCTGTGCAAAGGCGACTACAAGCCTAACGTCAACGAACAACCAGGCTCGGCTTCGGTCGTACAGTCGATCAGCTCCTCGCTGAACGGCATCGGTTACTCGGGCATCGGCTACAAGACCGCCAGCGTGAAAACCGTTGCTCTGTCGAAGAAAGGCAGCACCGATTTCATCGAAGACACCGAAGAAAACGCCTTGAACGGCAAGTACCCGCTGTCCCGTTTCCTGTACGTATACGTCAACAAAGCCCCGAACAAGCCTCTGGCCCCGCTGGAAGCCGAGTTCGTGAAACTGGTTCTGTCGAAACAGGGCCAGGAAGTGGTAGTGAAAGACGGCTACATCCCACTGCCGGCCAAGGTTGCTGCAAAAGCACTGGCTGACCTGGGCCTGCAGGAAGGCGGCGCTGAAGTCGCAAAAAAGTAA
- a CDS encoding acyl-CoA thioesterase: MIELEQEDPIPQGDLALQITALPRETNGFGDIFGGWLVAQMDLAGTAMASRVAGGRVATVAIDRMAFLVPVAVGAQLSFYTQTLEIGRSSIQMMVEVWSDDPLSSEWRKVTEAVFVFVAIDGSGRTRSVPPRAR, translated from the coding sequence ATGATAGAGCTCGAACAAGAAGATCCGATCCCGCAAGGCGACCTGGCCCTGCAAATCACCGCGCTTCCTCGCGAAACCAACGGCTTTGGCGATATTTTCGGCGGCTGGCTGGTGGCGCAGATGGACCTGGCCGGCACTGCAATGGCCAGCCGCGTCGCCGGTGGCCGTGTCGCGACCGTTGCCATCGATCGCATGGCGTTTCTGGTGCCGGTGGCCGTCGGCGCGCAATTGTCCTTTTATACCCAGACCCTGGAAATCGGCCGCAGCTCGATCCAGATGATGGTCGAGGTGTGGAGCGACGATCCGCTGTCCAGCGAGTGGCGTAAAGTGACCGAAGCGGTGTTCGTGTTCGTGGCCATCGATGGCAGCGGTCGCACCCGTTCGGTTCCGCCACGCGCTCGTTAA
- a CDS encoding D-hexose-6-phosphate mutarotase, translating to MNTPNVEAVKLDELNCWRIRHGQAEVLVAQQGAHILSYQVDGQPPLIWLNDKAVFKTGKSIRAGVPVCWPWFGVFARNPQSVQAMRVSEEPAAAHGFVRAMDWELGGIETEGESLKVEFKLPYPEGGFPGWPHQVDLTLTLRLDDQLHISLTSHNRGADTVSISQALHSYFAVSDVRNVRVEGVDGLDYIETLDDWKTHNQHGDLRFAGETDRIYLDAPPQLSIVDPAWERRIVLTATGSRTAVIWNPWIDRAAAFSDMDNDGWQRMLCIETANVMDDVVTLAPEASHTMGVSVGSQPL from the coding sequence ATGAACACGCCCAACGTTGAAGCCGTGAAACTGGATGAACTGAACTGCTGGCGCATCCGCCACGGTCAGGCTGAAGTGCTGGTCGCCCAGCAAGGCGCGCACATCCTCAGTTATCAGGTGGACGGCCAGCCGCCGCTGATCTGGCTGAACGACAAGGCCGTGTTCAAGACCGGCAAGAGCATCCGCGCCGGCGTGCCGGTGTGCTGGCCGTGGTTCGGCGTCTTTGCCCGCAACCCGCAGAGCGTTCAGGCGATGCGCGTCAGCGAAGAACCGGCCGCCGCTCACGGTTTTGTCCGGGCGATGGATTGGGAACTGGGCGGTATCGAAACCGAGGGCGAAAGCCTGAAAGTGGAGTTCAAGCTGCCCTACCCGGAAGGTGGTTTCCCGGGTTGGCCGCATCAGGTCGATCTGACCCTGACCCTGCGCCTCGACGATCAACTGCACATCAGCCTGACCAGCCACAACCGGGGTGCCGACACCGTCAGCATCAGCCAGGCGCTGCACAGTTACTTCGCCGTCAGCGATGTGCGCAACGTGCGTGTCGAAGGCGTGGACGGCCTGGATTACATCGAGACCCTGGATGACTGGAAGACGCACAACCAGCACGGTGACTTGCGCTTTGCCGGGGAAACCGACCGCATCTACCTCGATGCTCCGCCGCAACTGAGCATCGTCGATCCGGCCTGGGAACGGCGCATTGTGCTGACCGCTACCGGTTCACGCACGGCAGTGATCTGGAACCCGTGGATCGACCGCGCCGCCGCGTTCAGCGACATGGACAACGATGGCTGGCAGCGCATGCTGTGCATCGAGACGGCGAACGTGATGGACGATGTGGTGACCCTGGCACCGGAGGCCAGCCACACCATGGGTGTCAGCGTCGGCAGCCAGCCACTCTGA
- a CDS encoding GlsB/YeaQ/YmgE family stress response membrane protein, producing MGIIGTIFIGLIVGLLARFLKPGDDSMGWIMTILLGIGGSLAATYGGQALGIYHAGQGAGFIGALVGAIILLVIYGLIKKN from the coding sequence ATGGGAATTATCGGAACCATTTTTATCGGCCTGATCGTTGGCCTGCTGGCACGGTTCCTGAAACCGGGCGATGACAGCATGGGCTGGATCATGACCATCCTGCTGGGCATCGGCGGTTCGCTGGCAGCCACTTACGGCGGTCAGGCCCTGGGCATTTATCACGCGGGCCAGGGTGCAGGCTTCATCGGTGCGCTGGTAGGCGCGATCATCCTGCTGGTGATCTACGGCCTGATCAAAAAGAACTGA
- a CDS encoding ABC transporter permease subunit, which yields MQDAGKPLMISLEEQNQVAMRVSDKGQALFFDIDSGAELKRVDLPLPAGASVTSIGEDQPGHPLVAVGLSNGQALVFRHTYKVSYPDGKKTITPAVEFPYGETPIALNESGGALEHVSLNATDSTLMLVGSTGSQLNVLSLTSEENMMTGEVTNEQKRIDLPQMTEPVKNIFVDPRQQWLYVINGRAQADVFSLRDKSLNGRYKLLENADAQVTASTQLVGGISLIVGDSTGGLAQWFMARDTDGELRLKQIRTFQMGKTPIVEITAEERRKGFLALDASGKLGVFHSTAHRTLLVDQVVEGEGLFGLSPRANRVIVEAGGKLQPLLLDNPHPEVSWSALWSKVWYENYDEPKYVWQSTAANTDFEPKLSLSPLTFGTLKAAFYAMLLAAPLAVAAAIYTAYFMAPGMRRKVKPVIELMEAMPTVILGFFAGLFLAPYVEGHLPGIFSLLMLLPIGILVAGFTFSRLPESIRLKVPDGWESALLIPVILFVGWLSLYMSPFMENWFFGGDMRMWISHDLGITYDQRNALVVGLAMGFAVIPNIYSIAEDAVFSVPRGLTLGSLALGATPWQTMTRVVILTASPGIFSALMIGMGRAVGETMIVLMATGNTPVMEMNLFEGLRTLAANVAVEMPESEVGGSHYRVLFLSALVLLLFTFVMNTLAELIRQRLRKKYSSL from the coding sequence ATGCAGGACGCCGGCAAGCCACTGATGATTTCGCTCGAAGAGCAGAATCAGGTGGCCATGCGCGTTTCCGACAAGGGCCAGGCGCTGTTCTTCGACATCGACAGTGGCGCTGAATTGAAGCGCGTCGATCTGCCGTTGCCGGCAGGCGCCAGTGTGACCTCCATCGGCGAAGACCAGCCGGGTCATCCGCTGGTGGCCGTGGGCCTGTCCAACGGTCAGGCGCTGGTGTTCCGTCACACCTATAAAGTCAGCTACCCGGATGGCAAGAAAACCATCACCCCGGCGGTCGAGTTCCCGTACGGCGAGACGCCGATTGCGCTGAACGAGAGCGGCGGTGCACTGGAGCACGTCAGCCTCAACGCCACCGACTCGACCCTGATGCTGGTCGGCTCCACCGGTTCGCAACTCAATGTGCTGTCGCTGACCAGCGAAGAAAACATGATGACCGGCGAAGTCACCAACGAGCAGAAGCGTATCGATCTGCCGCAGATGACCGAGCCTGTGAAGAACATCTTCGTCGATCCGCGTCAGCAATGGCTCTACGTGATCAACGGCCGTGCCCAGGCCGACGTGTTCAGCCTGCGCGACAAGAGCCTCAACGGTCGCTACAAACTGCTGGAAAACGCCGATGCGCAAGTTACCGCTTCCACCCAGCTGGTGGGCGGTATCTCGCTGATCGTCGGTGACTCCACCGGTGGCCTGGCCCAGTGGTTCATGGCCCGCGACACCGATGGCGAACTGCGCCTGAAGCAGATCCGTACCTTCCAGATGGGCAAGACGCCAATCGTTGAAATCACCGCTGAAGAACGTCGCAAGGGCTTCCTGGCCCTGGATGCCAGCGGCAAGCTCGGCGTGTTCCACAGCACCGCGCACCGCACCTTGCTGGTCGATCAGGTGGTCGAAGGCGAGGGCCTGTTCGGTCTGTCGCCGCGTGCCAACCGTGTGATCGTCGAGGCCGGCGGCAAGCTGCAACCGCTGCTGCTCGACAACCCGCACCCGGAAGTCTCGTGGAGCGCGCTGTGGAGCAAGGTCTGGTACGAGAACTACGACGAGCCTAAATACGTCTGGCAATCGACCGCTGCCAACACCGATTTCGAACCGAAACTGAGCCTGTCGCCACTGACCTTCGGCACCCTGAAAGCCGCGTTCTACGCGATGCTGCTGGCTGCGCCACTGGCCGTCGCCGCGGCGATCTACACCGCGTACTTCATGGCCCCGGGCATGCGCCGCAAGGTCAAACCGGTGATCGAGCTGATGGAAGCGATGCCGACGGTGATCCTCGGCTTCTTCGCCGGCCTGTTCCTCGCGCCGTATGTGGAAGGGCATCTGCCGGGCATCTTCAGCCTGCTGATGCTGCTGCCGATCGGCATTCTGGTCGCCGGTTTCACTTTCAGCCGCCTGCCTGAATCGATCCGCCTGAAAGTCCCGGATGGCTGGGAAAGTGCGCTGCTGATCCCGGTGATCCTGTTCGTGGGCTGGCTGTCGCTGTACATGAGCCCGTTCATGGAGAACTGGTTCTTCGGCGGTGACATGCGCATGTGGATCTCCCACGACCTGGGCATCACCTACGACCAGCGCAACGCACTGGTGGTCGGTCTGGCCATGGGTTTTGCGGTGATCCCGAACATCTACTCGATCGCCGAAGACGCCGTGTTCAGCGTGCCGCGCGGCCTGACCCTGGGCTCGCTGGCCCTCGGTGCCACGCCGTGGCAGACCATGACTCGCGTGGTGATCCTGACCGCCAGCCCGGGCATTTTCTCGGCGCTGATGATCGGTATGGGCCGTGCGGTCGGTGAAACCATGATCGTGCTGATGGCCACCGGCAACACGCCGGTCATGGAAATGAACCTGTTCGAAGGCCTGCGCACCCTGGCCGCCAACGTCGCGGTGGAAATGCCGGAGTCGGAAGTCGGCGGCAGCCACTACCGCGTGCTGTTCCTCTCGGCGCTGGTGCTGCTGTTGTTCACCTTCGTCATGAACACCCTCGCGGAACTGATTCGTCAGCGTCTGCGCAAGAAATACTCGTCGCTTTAA
- a CDS encoding MFS transporter encodes MTTAPSSLAQPDQPARPLTRNDYKTLSLSALGGALEFYDFIIFVFFATVVGKLFFPADMPEWLRLMQTFGIFAAGYLARPLGGIVMAHFGDLLGRKKMFTLSIFMMAVPTLIMGLLPTYAQIGMWAPILLLLMRVIQGAAIGGEVPGAWVFVSEHVPGKHIGYACGTLTSGLTAGILLGSLVATAINSIYTPVEVSDYAWRIPFLLGGVFGLFSVYLRRWLHETPVFAELQQRKALAEEVPLRAVLRDHRGAIAISMLLTWLLSAGIVVVILMTPTVLQTVYHFSPTTALQSNSLAIVFLSLGCIISGALADRFGAGRVFVFGCLGLLISSWTFYHSLADHPNWLFPLYALTGFLVGTIGAVPYVMVKAFPPVVRFSGLSFSYNVAYAIFGGLTPMVVSLLLKESAMGPAYYVAVLCGMGILVGAWLWSKGR; translated from the coding sequence ATGACCACAGCGCCCTCGAGCCTCGCGCAGCCCGACCAACCCGCACGACCGTTGACCCGCAATGACTACAAGACTCTGTCGCTATCGGCCCTGGGGGGCGCGCTGGAGTTTTACGATTTCATCATTTTCGTGTTCTTTGCCACCGTGGTCGGCAAGTTGTTCTTCCCGGCCGACATGCCCGAGTGGCTGCGCCTGATGCAGACCTTCGGCATCTTCGCCGCCGGTTACCTCGCGCGGCCGTTGGGCGGGATCGTCATGGCGCACTTCGGCGACCTGCTGGGGCGCAAGAAGATGTTCACCCTGAGCATCTTCATGATGGCCGTGCCGACCCTGATCATGGGCCTACTGCCGACTTATGCACAGATCGGCATGTGGGCGCCGATCCTGCTGCTGTTGATGCGCGTCATCCAGGGCGCGGCGATTGGCGGCGAAGTGCCGGGGGCGTGGGTCTTCGTTTCCGAACACGTACCCGGGAAGCACATCGGTTACGCCTGCGGGACCCTGACCAGCGGCCTGACCGCCGGCATCCTGCTGGGCTCGCTGGTCGCCACCGCGATCAACAGCATCTATACGCCAGTGGAAGTCTCGGATTACGCCTGGCGGATCCCGTTCCTGCTCGGTGGCGTGTTCGGCCTGTTCTCGGTCTACCTGCGCCGCTGGCTGCACGAGACCCCGGTGTTCGCCGAGCTGCAACAGCGCAAGGCCCTGGCCGAAGAAGTGCCGCTGCGCGCGGTGCTGCGTGACCATCGCGGTGCGATCGCCATTTCGATGCTGCTGACCTGGCTGCTGTCCGCCGGCATCGTCGTGGTGATCCTGATGACCCCGACCGTGCTGCAGACGGTCTATCACTTCTCGCCGACCACCGCGCTGCAATCCAACAGCCTGGCGATCGTGTTCCTGAGCCTGGGCTGCATCATTTCCGGTGCATTGGCAGACCGCTTCGGTGCCGGTCGCGTGTTCGTGTTCGGTTGCCTGGGCTTGCTGATCAGTTCCTGGACCTTCTATCACAGCCTCGCCGATCACCCGAACTGGCTGTTCCCGCTGTATGCGCTGACCGGTTTTCTGGTCGGCACCATCGGCGCGGTGCCGTACGTGATGGTCAAGGCGTTCCCGCCGGTGGTGCGCTTCAGCGGTCTGTCCTTCTCTTATAACGTCGCTTACGCGATCTTCGGCGGCCTGACCCCGATGGTGGTCAGCCTGCTGCTTAAAGAAAGTGCGATGGGGCCTGCCTATTACGTGGCGGTACTGTGCGGGATGGGGATCCTGGTCGGCGCCTGGCTGTGGAGCAAGGGGCGCTGA
- a CDS encoding DUF3299 domain-containing protein: MRRLLLTLLLLGSGLAHAGDLPETDWLELMPKSDQKALEAMPEIDHNSPEATGTFTEKGGMKQAKGLPAVMYSTKTVASMNDKHIRIGGYPVPLESDAKGRSTLFFLVPYPGACIHVPPPPPNQLVLVRYPKGLKLDDIYTPLWVTGTLKIEKVSNDLADAAYALEADKVRVVQEKDL, from the coding sequence ATGCGCCGTCTTCTGTTGACTCTCCTTTTGCTGGGCAGCGGTCTGGCCCACGCCGGCGATCTGCCGGAAACCGACTGGCTGGAACTGATGCCCAAGTCGGATCAGAAAGCCCTCGAGGCCATGCCTGAAATCGACCACAACTCCCCGGAAGCCACCGGCACCTTCACCGAGAAGGGCGGGATGAAGCAGGCCAAAGGTTTGCCGGCGGTGATGTATTCGACCAAGACCGTGGCGTCGATGAACGACAAACACATCCGCATCGGCGGTTATCCGGTGCCGCTGGAGTCCGACGCCAAGGGCCGTAGCACGTTGTTTTTCCTGGTGCCGTACCCAGGCGCGTGCATCCACGTGCCGCCACCGCCACCGAATCAACTGGTGCTGGTGCGTTATCCAAAGGGTTTGAAGCTGGATGACATCTACACACCGCTGTGGGTGACCGGCACGTTGAAGATCGAAAAGGTCAGCAATGACCTGGCCGATGCGGCCTATGCGCTGGAAGCGGACAAGGTGCGGGTGGTGCAGGAAAAGGATCTGTAA